The nucleotide window TTCTCAGAATCGCTCCAAGGAGTCCCTTTCGACCCTTGATAATTTCAAGCATTGCTTCAAAACTGAAATGAAGTCTTATGTCAACCTCTTGTAGGTCGCCTTTGTGGAATTCCAGTCCATTGTCGAAAATAAGACTCAAGGGGTAGTAATCGGTGCTTAGAACCACCTTCATTTGCCAAGTATGAAACGGCGGGCAATTTGGGTTCTGTCGCATTCTTTGCTTAAGCATCGTATAAATGATACTCCCAATGAAGTCTTTGGGTTGGGCATGAATTTGCTTCATCTCATCCACATCAGGATTGGTACAGTTTCCCTTTAACCGTTATAGTGCCTAACGGTATCCCTAATGATACCAAAACACGCACTCTAAAGATGGTCATATCTATACCTATAGACTTGTCTTGGTACCATGGGTTATGAGGGGTATCTCATCTTTGCTATATCAGTTATATGCCAGCCAATAGCCAATTGTGTTCAAGGAAACCAAAATCAAATTTGTCAGGTTTCCGGATGTGAGATTTGAACTAGCGGGCGTTGCCGGAAAAAAGCAGAAGATAAAAAATGGTAAATGGTACTACCTACCTGAGAGTTTAGGCCATATGTGGAATGAAATCCGCCGCAAACGATACATGCACAAACTCAGTCATGGCAAAATGCGGATTTCCCTACTAAATCAGAAACTTGAATCAGGTAGCGATTTCAATGATACAGAAACCCTACTTATGATCTAAAAGGCGTACCAAGAAGTTGTCGAGGTTTCAACCGATGTCCTAGCTATGATGCTGAAAGACAACGAATTGCCCCCTATGGACAACTACTCAAATGTCAAGATTGCAAAGGATAATCACATCATTTCAGGAGAATCAGATGATATTCTTAGAGAAGCTAACGGGCTTAGAAATCGAATAGTGCACATCTACAATGACTTGGATGTTGATTTGCTGATTGAAAGCGTAAGGCGAACCCTTCCGCAAATAGAGAAATACATAGAGGTAGAAGCATGGATGTCCCAGGCCTTCCACAAATAAGACAGGACCTTGAGTGGCTATGTGACTTGAGTTCTATTCAAGGCGTACTGCTATTTGGTTCTTATGTGCGGGGGGAGATGACTCTCCAAAGCGATATTGATGTCTGTGTGATTGCTCCAGACGCTGAGACACCAAAAGAGAAAGCGGATTTGCTTGGAAGAATCTGGAAGAGAATCAATGCTGACAAATACGATGTAAGGTTGTTTGAAGAGCTTCCTCTTCATATGAAAATGAATGTAATCCGGGAACATGAAATCCTATTCTGCGATGATGTCCCAGCACTCTTCGAGTATTTCTATTTTTACCGCAAGCTGTGGGCGGATCAAGCCCACAAACAAAGCCTTAGCTACTGAATATGGGATTTTTCTCTTACTGTCGAGGGCCAGACTAAGATTGCTTTCTATAACAGTTGCTTTTTCAGGTGACTAGGTAAGAATCTACGCATAAAAAGATGCCATAGACGTGCATAGACAGGAGTAAACAAAATCATCGTCGGCAATCCTACTGTCAGGTATGGCAGGAGCAGGAAGCCAATAGCGGCCATTGGTGCTGTTACTTCAACGAATAGGCTGAGGACTGTTACCAGCAGGGTAGTCAGCACAAATCCAAAGGCAGACATGAAGGATAGTTTGCCAAGCGACCTTCCCCGACTAAAGTCGTATGAAAGAATTCCAACAACCAACCCGCAGACACCAAATGCTGCAGCAGTAGCTGTACCTAGGAGAATCGTTCCATGTAACAGAAGTCCAGTCAATATTTCTCCCACATAGCCAGTC belongs to Candidatus Thorarchaeota archaeon and includes:
- a CDS encoding nucleotidyltransferase domain-containing protein yields the protein MDVPGLPQIRQDLEWLCDLSSIQGVLLFGSYVRGEMTLQSDIDVCVIAPDAETPKEKADLLGRIWKRINADKYDVRLFEELPLHMKMNVIREHEILFCDDVPALFEYFYFYRKLWADQAHKQSLSY